One Prunus dulcis chromosome 7, ALMONDv2, whole genome shotgun sequence DNA segment encodes these proteins:
- the LOC117634751 gene encoding probable serine/threonine-protein kinase PIX13 → MGICWTSPASPPDPHPNTNISSTTGTSGNHSSGRNIFSNTSSSAGRSQFSEASSPRMEEPQQTNGQILDSPNLRFFTFAEMKAATRNFKSDAVLGEGGFGRVFKGWVDEKTLAPSKVGIGMMVAIKKLNPESVQGFQEWQSEVNFLGRLSHPNLVKLLGYCWDDKELLLVYEFMQKGSLENHLFRRSAGIEPLSWDRRLKIATGAARGLAFLHGSEKQIIYRDFKASNILLDGNFNAKISDFGLAKLGPAGGESHVSTRIMGTYGYAAPEYIATGHLYVKSDVYGFGVVLLEILTGLRALDTKRPKEQQQLVEWAKPLLLHKRKLKNILDVRMEGQYAFKAALQAAQITQKCLAPDPKSRPSMKEVVEELEKIQAIKEKPKQSRLASAQPTFSFGSNKQSVHRSPLHVRYHGTE, encoded by the exons ATGGGTATTTGCTGGACATCTCCTGCTTCTCCTCCTGATCCTCATCCTAACACCAACATATCATCAACTACAG GGACATCTGGAAATCACAGCAGCGGCAGAAACATATTTTCAAACACAAGCAGCAGTGCAGGAAGAAGTCAATTTTCAGAGGCATCAAGCCCAAGAATGGAAGAGCCACAGCAAACCAATGGGCAGATTTTGGACTCACCCAACTTGAGATTTTTCACTTTTGCAGAGATGAAGGCTGCCACTAGGAATTTCAAGTCAGATGCAGTGCTGGGTGAGGGAGGGTTTGGGAGAGTTTTCAAAGGTTGGGTGGATGAGAAAACACTTGCACCTTCTAAGGTTGGCATTGGAATGATGGTTGCGATCAAGAAATTGAACCCAGAAAGCGTGCAAGGTTTTCAAGAGTGGCAG TCAGAGGTGAACTTTCTAGGAAGGCTTTCTCATCCAAACCTTGTCAAGCTATTAGGATACTGTTGGGACGACAAGGAGCTTCTCCTTGTTTATGAGTTCATGCAGAAAGGAAGTTTGGAGAATCATCTTTTCAGAA GGAGCGCGGGCATTGAACCACTATCTTGGGACAGAAGGCTAAAAATAGCTACCGGAGCAGCTCGGGGCCTAGCCTTCTTACACGGTTCAGAAAAACAAATCATATACAGAGATTTCAAGGCCTCAAATATACTGCTTGATGGG AATTTCAATgcaaaaatttcagattttggattggCGAAATTGGGGCCGGCTGGTGGAGAGTCACATGTTTCGACTAGGATTATGGGCACCTATGGCTATGCTGCTCCAGAGTACATTGCAACAG GTCATTTGTATGTGAAGAGCGATGTGTATGGCTTTGGAGTTGTGTTGCTTGAAATTCTGACAGGGTTACGAGCACTTGATACGAAGCGCCCTAAGGAGCAACAACAACTGGTAGAGTGGGCTAAACCACTTCTCCTTCATAAAAGAAAGCTGAAAAACATTCTGGATGTGCGGATGGAAGGTCAATATGCCTTCAAGGCAGCATTACAAGCAGCACAGATTACTCAAAAGTGCCTAGCACCGGATCCTAAAAGCCGGCCCTCCATGAAAGAAGTTGTGGAGGAATTGGAAAAGATTCAAGCAATCAAGGAGAAGCCAAAGCAATCCAGACTTGCATCTGCACAACCTACTTTTAGTTTTGGAAGCAATAAACAGTCTGTTCATCGGTCTCCGCTTCACGTTAGGTATCATGGCACTGAGTAA